The Rhodocytophaga rosea genome has a segment encoding these proteins:
- a CDS encoding DUF1549 domain-containing protein, translated as MKPVKIFILLFFVSAILWQGCLKNSQETTLPLAANSGKIDFNYHVKPILSDKCFACHGPDANKRESGLRLDTEEGALMALKSDPHAFAIVRGNVAQSVLLKRIFAEDPKFRMPPVESNLELSEPEKEILKKWIEQGAEYKKHWAFIPPQQSPLPEPSPDGWEHNEIDRFIFAKLKEKGLKPNDPAHKERLIRRVSFDLTGLPPTMTQVDAFLQDESPKAFEKVIDQLLASPAYGERWANYWLDVARYGDSHGYQDDLPRVMWPWRDWVIHAFNKNLPYDQFVTWQLAGDLLPNATKEQILASGFNRNHKITQEGGVIPEEYRTEYVVDRTNTFGKAFLGVSVECSRCHDHKYDPILQKDFYSIYSFFNQVKEKGLINYGELPKPNITITQSDLNDVLKFINGKTIGAKDTVTVMVMGDDEPRKTFVLDRGEYDKPTKVEVRPNTPVAILPYDSTMYGTNRLGINEMAV; from the coding sequence ATGAAGCCAGTTAAAATATTTATTCTCCTCTTTTTTGTAAGTGCTATCCTGTGGCAAGGATGTTTAAAAAATTCTCAGGAGACTACGCTCCCGTTGGCTGCTAATTCAGGTAAAATCGACTTTAATTATCATGTAAAGCCCATTCTGTCTGATAAGTGTTTTGCCTGCCATGGTCCGGATGCTAATAAACGGGAATCTGGCTTGCGGCTCGACACCGAAGAGGGCGCATTAATGGCCTTAAAATCCGATCCGCATGCTTTTGCCATTGTGCGGGGCAATGTAGCCCAGAGTGTGCTGCTCAAACGGATTTTTGCTGAAGACCCAAAATTTCGGATGCCGCCTGTAGAATCAAATCTGGAACTGAGTGAACCCGAAAAAGAAATACTTAAAAAATGGATCGAGCAAGGCGCTGAATATAAAAAACACTGGGCATTTATTCCCCCTCAACAATCGCCGCTTCCTGAACCATCACCCGATGGCTGGGAACATAATGAAATTGACCGTTTTATTTTTGCAAAGCTCAAAGAAAAAGGACTAAAGCCGAATGACCCCGCCCATAAAGAAAGGCTCATCCGCCGGGTAAGCTTTGACCTGACTGGTCTTCCACCTACTATGACGCAGGTAGATGCTTTTTTACAGGATGAATCTCCCAAAGCTTTTGAAAAAGTAATAGACCAGTTGCTGGCTTCTCCGGCCTACGGCGAACGCTGGGCCAATTACTGGCTGGATGTGGCCCGGTATGGCGATTCGCATGGCTACCAGGATGATCTGCCCAGGGTGATGTGGCCCTGGCGGGATTGGGTAATTCATGCCTTCAATAAAAATTTACCTTACGATCAATTTGTAACATGGCAATTAGCCGGTGATCTCTTACCCAATGCGACAAAAGAGCAGATACTGGCCAGTGGTTTTAACCGCAACCATAAAATCACCCAGGAAGGTGGTGTGATTCCTGAAGAGTACCGCACCGAATATGTAGTAGACCGGACCAATACTTTTGGAAAGGCTTTTCTGGGTGTAAGTGTGGAATGCAGCCGTTGCCATGATCACAAATATGATCCTATTCTCCAGAAGGATTTTTATTCAATTTATTCCTTTTTTAACCAAGTAAAAGAAAAAGGCCTGATCAATTATGGCGAACTGCCCAAACCTAATATCACCATTACCCAGTCTGACCTGAACGATGTATTAAAATTCATCAATGGCAAAACCATTGGTGCTAAAGATACTGTAACCGTAATGGTGATGGGTGATGATGAACCCCGCAAAACATTCGTGCTGGACCGGGGCGAATACGACAAACCTACGAAAGTAGAGGTGCGGCCTAATACACCAGTTGCCATTCTTCCCTACGATTCTACCATGTATGGTACCAACCGGCTTGGAATTAACGAAATGGCTGTTTGA